In Planctomycetia bacterium, one DNA window encodes the following:
- a CDS encoding SGNH/GDSL hydrolase family protein: MTGGTQDDSVQGDTNVSPVDSSGSSNTQCVTHARPARAPQSFDRKLAMAAACLVASFVIADVALRFLPLGPHGYDPPRFEPNGVPFTRIENGPHLYQPSARFASVYDLAGDARGYFGSAGRIEYEINSLGLRGPLPPVEKGADVYRVICLGDSFTFGEGVKEGDTWPRQLERLLASRMPGRRVEVINAGIQAYDTKDAAALYLLKLAAYKPDAVILGFCLNDATDAAETIRQNEATKKGFERSPLARVSRIAEIVERRRATDRLQREFFDTTRRGFDSPKWQTCRDVLTGMARVSKEDAFRFVVAIFPIFWSLDDQYPFADLHTRIAGACQTAGCECVDLLPIFRSDAAAKGRTAEAYWVHPTDQHPNEIACRLAAERIAAALAPPK, translated from the coding sequence ATGACCGGTGGCACACAGGATGATTCCGTCCAGGGCGACACGAACGTCTCGCCTGTGGATAGTTCGGGCAGCTCGAACACGCAGTGCGTCACACACGCTCGGCCTGCCCGTGCACCGCAATCGTTCGATCGCAAGCTTGCGATGGCAGCCGCTTGCCTCGTCGCGTCCTTCGTCATCGCCGACGTGGCGCTGCGGTTTCTTCCACTCGGCCCGCACGGCTACGACCCGCCGCGTTTCGAGCCGAATGGTGTGCCTTTCACACGCATCGAAAACGGTCCGCATCTTTATCAACCCAGCGCGCGGTTTGCGAGCGTGTACGACCTCGCCGGTGACGCTCGTGGATACTTCGGATCCGCCGGCCGCATCGAGTACGAAATCAACTCGCTCGGCCTGCGCGGCCCGCTGCCGCCGGTGGAGAAGGGCGCGGACGTCTATCGCGTCATTTGTCTTGGCGACTCGTTCACCTTTGGCGAGGGCGTGAAGGAAGGCGACACGTGGCCGCGGCAGTTGGAGCGGTTGCTGGCGTCGCGCATGCCGGGTCGTCGCGTGGAGGTCATCAACGCGGGCATCCAGGCGTATGACACGAAGGACGCGGCGGCGCTGTACCTGCTCAAACTCGCGGCCTACAAACCCGACGCGGTGATTCTTGGTTTCTGTCTGAATGACGCGACCGATGCGGCCGAGACCATCCGCCAGAACGAGGCGACCAAAAAGGGGTTTGAAAGGTCGCCGCTGGCGCGCGTCTCGCGCATCGCGGAGATCGTTGAGCGCCGCCGGGCCACCGATCGCCTGCAACGCGAATTCTTCGACACGACGCGCCGCGGGTTTGATTCGCCCAAATGGCAGACCTGCCGCGACGTGCTGACCGGCATGGCGCGAGTATCAAAAGAGGACGCTTTTCGATTTGTCGTCGCGATCTTCCCGATCTTCTGGTCGCTTGATGATCAGTACCCCTTCGCCGATCTGCACACGCGCATCGCCGGCGCCTGCCAAACCGCCGGCTGCGAGTGCGTTGACCTGCTGCCGATCTTCCGGTCTGACGCCGCCGCGAAGGGCCGCACCGCGGAAGCGTACTGGGTCCATCCGACTGACCAGCATCCCAACGAGATCGCCTGCCGCCTCGCGGCGGAGCGGATCGCAGCCGCGCTGGCGCCACCCAAGTGA